The proteins below are encoded in one region of Leucoraja erinacea ecotype New England chromosome 26, Leri_hhj_1, whole genome shotgun sequence:
- the htr1d gene encoding 5-hydroxytryptamine receptor 1D, producing the protein MALGNFSTVPPENWTAAPAGWDEGAQLGLRVSLFVVLGLVTLATILSNSFVLVTICLTRKLHTPANYLIGSLAVTDLLVAIVVMPISIVYTVIKTWTLGQIMCDIWLSSDITFCTASILHLCVIALDRYWAITDALEYTKRRTPTRAALMIAVVWVISVSISIPPLFWRQSKALGELKDCAVNTDQIFYTIYSTFGAFYIPSVLLVILYGRIYLAARSRIQKPPSGFGKRFTTAQLISGSTGSSLCSVGFTSQEILPHSGESPIYLNHVKVKVSDSVLERKRICAARERKATKTLGIILGAFIFCWLPFFVVVLVIGTCKEACWFHPALFDFFTWLGYLNSLINPAIYTAFNEDFKRAFQKLVRLRRC; encoded by the coding sequence ATGGCCCTCGGTAATTTCTCCACCGTTCCCCCAGAGAATTGGACGGCTGCGCCGGCCGGCTGGGACGAAGGCGCTCAGTTGGGCCTGAGGGTGTCTCTGTTCGTGGTGCTGGGTCTCGTCACTCTGGCCAccatcctgtccaactccttcgtCCTGGTGACCATCTGCCTGACCCGCAAGCTGCACACCCCGGCCAACTATCTGATCGGCTCCCTGGCCGTGACGGACCTGCTGGTGGCCATCGTGGTGATGCCCATCAGCATTGTGTACACCGTCATCAAGACCTGGACCCTGGGGCAGATCATGTGCGACATCTGGTTGTCCTCGGACATCACCTTCTGCACGGCCTCCATCCTCCACCTTTGCGTAATCGCCTTGGACAGATACTGGGCCATCACCGATGCCTTGGAGTACACCAAGCGCCGCACCCCTACAAGAGCCGCCCTGATGATCGCGGTGGTCTGGGTCATCTCGGTCAGTATCTCCATCCCACCCCTCTTCTGGAGACAGTCAAAGGCCCTGGGGGAGCTGAAGGACTGCGCGGTCAACACCGACCAGATATTCTACACCATCTACTCCACCTTCGGGGCGTTCTACATCCCCAGTGTGTTGCTGGTCATCTTGTACGGCCGGATCTACCTGGCCGCAAGGTCAAGGATCCAGAAGCCGCCGTCAGGGTTCGGCAAGCGCTTCACCACCGCGCAGCTGATCAGCGGTTCCACCGGGTCCTCGCTGTGCTCGGTCGGCTTCACCAGCCAGGAGATCCTCCCTCACTCGGGAGAGTCGCCCATCTACCTGAACCACGTCAAGGTGAAGGTGTCGGACAGCGTGTTGGAGAGGAAGCGCATCTGCGCAGCCAGGGAGAGGAAAGCCACCAAGACGCTGGGCATCATCCTGGGAGCCTTCATCTTCTGCTGGCTCCCCTTCTTCGTGGTGGTCCTGGTCATTGGCACCTGCAAGGAGGCCTGCTGGTTCCACCCAGCCCTCTTTGACTTCTTTACCTGGCTCGGCTATCTCAACTCGCTCATCAACCCGGCCATCTACACCGCCTTCAACGAGGACTTCAAGCGGGCATTCCAGAAGCTGGTGCGTCTCAGAAGatgctga